Below is a window of Bacteroidales bacterium DNA.
GCTGCCCGATTCGATGATGCCCTGCGCCAGCGTGATGCTGGCCGGGATGGAGAAATCCACCATTTCGCGCACAGCGATCTCTTTGTACATCTCCACGTACTCGGCGCGCGTCATCTTCACTTGTGCCACCAGCGTCGTCAGCGGAAGCGCCAACATCAGCAACAGCAACACCAGCCCAAGTGCTGGCATTTTGTTTCCGAACAACCCTTTCCGTTGCATCTCCATATTTCTGTTGCTGCTTGTCGCGTTCATTTCGTCCTACAAATAAAGCCACTTTCCACCGATTATTGTAAAAGTTGTCGAAAAGAAATTTGGGGAAGCAGGCAAAGCAACCATTAATCAGATGCTTTTTTTGAGTTTATAAAACACTGCTGTCCAGTAAAAAACAATAGATTTTCTTTACCGGACGACAATGATTAGATTTCACCTTAACATTGAACAAAACCCAGAAAGGTGCCGCTGTGGGAACCGTATCAGGAGGCGCCATGGGTGCTGTTGTTTGCCCTTGCCGGGACAAGATTAAACGTCATTCAGTTTTAACTTGTATTTTTGCCGCGTTCGACAACGATAAAACGGATAGTGAGTAAAATATTTAAACCATTTTCTTATGAAGACAAGACATTTGTTTTTCTTTCTGATAGTTGCTTTGGCCTTTTCGTCGTGTACCAAAGACGAAGCTTTGAATAGTGAAGCAGACATTATTTCGGTGGTTGTGCCCGCAGAAATCCTCAAGATGGATCCTGTGCTGGAGAACAACCGCGTGACGATACGGGTAAAACCCAATACCGATTTAACGCAACAGGCACCTGTGTTCAACATATCAGAAGGAGCTGCCATTTCTCCCGAAAGCGGCACAGCGCACGATTTTACCCAACCGAAGCTTTATACCGTTACCTCGGAGGATGGCAAAAACAGCAAAGAATACACGGTCAGCTTTATTATTGCAGAAGTAAATTCACAATTCGGCTTCGAGCATTTCAGGCTGAATGAGAGTGGTAAATACCATGTGTTTTTCGAGGAAAACGAAATTGGCGATAATATTATGGACTGGGCAAGTGGTAATGGAGGATTTGCAATTACCGCAGGCGAAGCCGAGGCCAAAGATTATCCTACCACTACTACCGAAGCCGGACGCACCGGTCGGGCGCTCAAATTGACCACCCGTCGAACAGGCGAACTGGGCATCATGTTTAAAAAACCCATCGCAGCAGGCAATCTTTTCATGGGAACCTTTGATGTTAGTGCTGCCATTAGCAGTCCGCTGCTGGCCGTTAAAATGGGCGTGCCCTTTGAGCGTGAGCCTGATACTTTAAAAGGTTATTTTAAATACCAGGGTGGCGATGTTTTTGTTCAGGTGGTAAAAAACGCACAGGGTGAGATGGTGATTGAAGAGTACGGAAATGGCCAGATTCAGGACTATTGGGATGTTTATGCCATCTTTTACGACAACAATGGTGGAACGCTGATGTTGGATGGTACCAACAGGTTTACGCACGAGAACCTTGTGGCCGTGGCACATCTCGACCCACAGGATGCCATCGAAACAGATCAATGGACCAAATTTGAGATACCTTTTGTGCAAGAGCCCGGCAAATCCATCGACCCGCAAAAATTAGCCAGCGGAGGTTATAGCATCTCCGTGGTGATGAGCTCAAGTGTTGGTGGCGACTTTTTTAAAGGTGCGGTAAGCAGTACTTTGTTGATTGATGACGTTGAGGTTATTTACAAGAAGTAAAATCTGCAAGCATGAAGGTTAAACAATCCATCATTAGTATCCTCCTCGTTTTTTGTTTTTTTGTTGCAAATGCTCAGGAGACAACACCCGGTGAAAAGTCCTTATTTTTTCAAAACACCGAATTTCAGATCCGGGCCGGGTTTAGCATCGGCGGAATTGCGCCTATCCCGTTACCGATAGAGATAAGAGAAATTGAGCGCTACGACCCTACGTTGGCTTTGGGTCTGGAAGCCAACCTCACCAAATGGCTCGGTGAGAATCAGAAATGGGGTATTCGCACTGGTTTGCGCGCCGAAGGGAGAGGCATGAAAACCGAAGCAAGGGTGAAGGATTATTATACAGAAGTGATTGGCGATGGCGGGCAAAAAGTAACGGGCAACTTTACAGGAATGGTGCAAACCACCGTGAAGAACTCTTATTTTTCAATCCCGGTGCTGGCCATTTATGATATTTCAAAAAGATGGAATTTGTATGGAGGCTTCTATTTCTCCACTTTGATCGAAAGGAATTTTTCGGGTTATGTGTACGACGGGTATCTGCGCGAAGGCGGCTCTACAGGCTCAAAATTGATATTTGAAGGCGACAACAAAGGGCCTTATGATTTTTCGGATGACCTGCGTGTTTTTCAATGGGGAGCTATGGCCGGAGGAGAATTTACGCTTAGAAAACATCTTGAGTTATTTAGCGAATTGACCTGGGGACTGAACGACTTGTTTAAAAATGATTTTAAAACAATCACCTTCGATATGTATTCCATTTATCTGAATATCGGCTTTGGATATCGTTTTTAAAACCAACGCGGAATCCTCAGCCCACCAGCATGTGCGGGATTTACGCTGCGCTCCAACTTGAAAACCTACAAACCTAAATTAATGCCCTGCTCTACTTCGCAGCGAAACTATTTGCTAAATCAAAACCCGTTATAGGATTGGGGATAATTTGAGAATTTCAAATTTAATCGTTGATATTGGATATTCAAATCCATTATGAAATCCAACATTTCTTTTTAAAATTTCAATCCTTCGGTCATAATCCCAAACCGAACAACCTGAAGCATCTCATTGAAGTAGATATTGTAATAATCCATGCCGTAATAAAAGTTGACAAAGAAGCCGATCTCTTCAAAGAAGCCCGGGTGCAGGTTGAAAGTGATATCCACCGTCAGCCGGTCGGAAGCGAATGTTTCCCAGTTGTCCACTTCGCCAAACATCCAGGAGGCTTTGGCAGTAACGGAAAGCTGGGATTTGTTATGGCGATCAGGTTTTTTTGCAAAAGGATTTTTATACACCGACATGGCAACCTGCCATCGCAGGGGGCTGTAGCGATTCCTGAGTTCCGGAGCCGACCAGCCCTTGGGATGCATCTCTAAATGCGTGCTAAAAAATTGCCAGGCGTTGAGCTTTTTGCTGTAGCGGCTACGAATCGCGCCTGCCTGCAGATAGTTTGTCGAGAAATTCCCTGACTTTAAATTCACCACCTGACCCGGCAGATAAAAGTCATCTTCCTGCCCGTTGGAATGGTGGGCTATCCGCCCGAAGAGGATGGTTCGCTCGTTATCCGGTTTTGTTGTGGGCGCATAATAAATCGTAATCTGCGGGATATAACTCGGCGTACGCACCGGGAAAGATTCCTCCTGATACATGCGGATGATGATCTGCGGCGTGATGACGCCCATCAACCGTGCGCTTTTGCTTTCGCGAATAATGAAGTCAGGCATAACGTTGGCCTCGAACCAGATTGGATCGATATTCCCGATATTAAATGGCAAGGTGATGTAGCTATTGCCCTGATGAACGCCCGAAAAAGTGGAGAGATCGAATGCATACACATCCTCCGCCTGCTCCTGCGCTGCCACCCGAAGCAAAGGGAAAATTAACAAACCGATGATGACCCATATTTTCATTGTAATTATGTTGAACACGTCTTTCAAAAACAGAAATTTCCAATAAGAATTTTCAATGCCCCATCCCGGACCCTTCTTTTCCAACTGGCGGAAAGGCGGCTCTTTTTCAAAACAAAAATGCGAAAACCAAAGCATCGCGCTTCGTTTAAACAACCCTACCGCCTCGCAGAAGTGCTCCATTCTCCAATTAAAGAGGGGTCGGGGGTGAGGCGAAAAATGAAGCAATCCGCACCGCAATTATTCAAATATTGAACAACTACCAAATGTCAACGGTACAAGGCAATTCCAAATCCCAGCTCGATAATTTCTGATAACGGCAGCGAGCTGTTGCCAACTTTGGTTGCCAGATACAATCCGCGGGTGCCCACCCTTGCATACAAAGCAATGCCCGACGCGGGTACCTTCGACCGCAGCCAGGGTGTTTTTATTTCACCACCCACAAAAATTCCTGCCGTACGTCCCGGCGACCACCAATAATATTGCGACGGGTATCGCGACGGGAGTTTTATCCAGTATTCGTCGCCCATGGTGTGGTGGATAAACCATCCGAAATTGAGCGGCAGCAGTTGATAATTTCCCCGCAAAGGGATTTTAATCAGTTTTGCCGTGAATTGTAAACTCACGCTGTGCAGCGTTTTGGTGTGCAGTTGCGCCGGAATATAGCCATAGAAAAACGTTACGTCCAGGCGATCGTTAATAAAAGCGTAGCCCACTCCTGCCGACAAAAACCCGATGCCACCAGCGTATTGCAATTTTACATAATCCGGGAGCAGCAGGTCGGCTTTCGGCGACAGCGTCTGTGCGTCGGTCGCTGTAAACAGCGCCAATCCAAATAGCAGAAACATCAGATGTTTAAAAGGCCGCATTGTCGATTAGTATTTGGTTGTCGATGATTTTTATGATTGTCGTCTTCCGGTGTTCGACGCCAAACACATTCACGAACGGGATGCTGTCGGCCATCGGGAAATATACCTCATGATGGTGCTGATGCCCATGCACCAGCATAACGACATTTTTGTTTTGAGCGATTGTCGCGTAAAATTCGTTTATCAGATTTGAATCGAAATCGCCATCATCGGGCGGCACATGGCAAATGATTACAGCTTTATCAAAATTGTTGGAAGGCTGTAAACGCTCTGCAAGCCAGGCAAGGTCGGGCACTTGCTGGTTAAAGGCAAATTCACGGCTGTTGGTGTTCAAAAAGATAAACCGGATGCGCTGATAAACGAAGCTGAAATCCAATGCGCCAAACATCACCTCGTAAGCGTCTTTGCCATTGCTCACCAAATCGTGGTTGCCAATGGCCACCAGGTAAGGAACTTTTAATTTAGACAAATAGTCGTTGCCCCACAGATACTGTTTTGGCAAACCAAAGTCTGCGATATCGCCCACATGAAATACAAAATCAATTCGGGAATCGCTGTTTACTTTCTCAACAAAATCGTGCAGCTCATCAAAGTAGTTGTGCGTGTCGCCGGTAAATGCAATGGTGATGGTGTCGGTGGCAGCCTTGTTTTTTAACCGATCAATATTTTTTCGATTCACATCGGTATTTGCATCATCAAAATCGATGAGGTAGGGAGAGTAGTCAAAAAGATCGCTGCACGAGGAGGTCAGCATCAGGCAGCCAAGGGCAGCCGCGATAATTACCAGCTTCCTGATTTGAACCTTCCCGGATGTTTCCCAATTCAACATGATGCATCTCCTTTGTTATAAAAATTAGCTATCAGCGCTCCAACATTTTTTATTAAAATCATAATTTTTAAAAGAGACTTTAAAAAACAGACGATAAACCACCGGCACGAAAAACAGAGTGATGATAGTTGCGAAGAAAAGCCCGAATATGATGGCCAGCGTTAGCGGTTCCCAGAGCAGTCCGCCGCCAAAGAGCAGCGGCAACATGCCCAGTGAGGTGGTGAGGGTGGTGAGCAATATCGGCCTGAACCGGTTGTGCGCCGCCAAAAGGATGGCATCGCGCCGGTCCACGTCGGGGTTCTCGGCAATCTCCACGTCGATGCGGTCGATGAGGATAATGGCATTGTTTACCACTATCCCGGCCAGGGCAATGATGCCCAGCACGCCAAAGAAACTCACGAACGAGCCGCCAATAAACCAGCCGGCTATCGCTCCGATCATGCCCAGCGGAATGGCCAGAATAATGATGGTGGCTTTGCGTATGGAGTTGAACTGGAGCACCAGCAAAATCATGATAAGGAAAAATGCCAGCGGCAGGCGTGAAAATATGGCGCCGAGGTTTTCATTGGTGTCTTCATCTTCGCCACCAAATACGTAATCGTAGCCATAATCCCAGGAGGCTTTTTGTTCCTTCATCCACGGGCCGATCTCTTCAAAAACATCCGCTGCATTGTAGCCCGGTTGCAGATAAGCACCTACGGTCATGGTGCGTAAAAGATCTTTGCGGATATATTTGGAAAACTGCCAATCTACCCGCACATCAGCCACCTGCGACAGCGTTACATTTTGTCCGGTGGCCGCCGACCAGATGTTGTAGGCTTCCACTGATGCGATATCGTGCTCATCACTATTGCCACTTTTCATAAAAATGGGGATGCGCTCGTCGGTGTCGCGGAAGTCGTCGATCTTCATTCCTGAGAGGCCGGCATGAAGCGCCATGGCTATCTCCATGTTGGTGAGGCCGGCACGTTTGGCTTTAAAAGGATCGATGTCCACAATTAGTTTTTTGGTTTTCGGGCCCCAGTCGTCGGTAATGTTTTTGGCTCCCCTGGTGGTCACGAGTTTTGTTTTCACCGTTTCGGCTATAGCTGCTAACCGTTCGGGGTCGTTTCCCGAGATGCGTATTTCGACCGGCGTGCCTGAAGCGCCGGCACCAGTAAGTCGGTTTACACGGATGTCGGCATCGGGGATGTGATTGATACAAAAGCTGTCCACTTTGGCAATAATATAATCGTTGTCGCGGTCGCCGGTGGTGTTGAGCAGCAGATGCGCATAGTTGGAGTTGGCCTCATTTTTAAAATATCCCAAATCGTAAGGTTCGGGGCCTTCGCCAATAAATGATGAGAAATCCAATACTCCGGGTTCATCTGTTTTTTCAGGGTCCACCAGAAGCTCATCCAGGATAAAAATGCCAATATCTGCCACTGCCATTTCTGTATATCCGATTTGTGTGCCTTGCGGAAATTTGATGTCCACGGTCACTAAGTTGCGGTCGCTGTCGGGCACCAGTTTAAATGGCAGCAATTGCATAGAAAGCAGCGCGGCCACAAATAGCGCGGCAATCATTCCCAAAAAAGGATAAGGATTTTTTAGTACGCGAAACAGCACGCCGTTGTACCATAAGTTTATGTTTCTCATATTCCGGTCGACCGCATTCTCCTTTTTCCTCATATTTTTCGAGTTATCTTTTACAATAGCCATAGCAAGCAATGGGATCAGGGTAAATGTTAGAAACCACGAGCTGAGCAGCGTAAGACTCACTACCCAAAACAGGGGCGACGAAATTTCGCCCATAGGTGTTTCGGCCAGTGCAAAGGGCAAAAAAGCCGAGGAAGTGGTGAGCGTCGAAATGAGCAGCGGAACTAACAAAACTTTGCAGGAGTAGATCATAGCTTCGAACTTGCCCATGCCCTTGTCCATGCTCACCAAGATAGATTCTGACATAACAATTCCGTTATCTACCAGAAGACCTAGCGAAATAATCAGCGCTGCCAGCGATACTTTATTTAATCCCAAATCGAGTACCCCCAGGAAAAAGAAGGTAAAAAGAATGACCATGGGAAGCAGCGCTGCCACCAGCATGCCCGTGCGGAAGCCCAGAAAGAAAAGCATCACAGCCAACACAATAAGGATACTCTGTACCAGGTTTTTCAGAAAATCGGTGACCTGTCTGTTGACCACCTGATCCTGTGAGGCAGAACGCACCACCTCTATTCCCAACGGAAGGTTGCTGTTGATGCGAGGAATGGCTTTGTCAACCTGCTGGCCCAGGCGCACGATGTTGGCTCCATCCTTCAACGATATAAACAGGGCGATAGCCGGTTGCCCGTTGATTTTTACAATCTTCTCGCGTGGGCTTACATAGTCGCGGTAAATACGGGTAGTAATATCTTCCAGAAATACTACCGTCCCTGACGAGGTGGGTATCAGGATTTTTTTCAGGTCGTCCAGCGATTTGAAATTACCCGACGGTTCCAGATCTATCCGCTTGCATCCCACATTGATTTCGCCCCCCGGGAAAAGAATGTTGGTGGCCGAAAGAATGTTTTTTAGCTGCATTGCATTCAGGCCATAGCGCGAGAGTTGTTTGTCGTCAAATTCGATAAAAATGCGTTCGTCCTGCACTCCTCCGTATTTTATTTTTGCTGCATCGGGTAGCAGGAGCAGCTCATCACGAATGTTTTTGGCGTAATCTTCCAGCTGGTTGTAGGGCACGCCATCGCCCGTTACGCCGAGGATGATGCCGAACACCGTGCCGATATCTTCATCTTTTACCACCGGCCCATAAATACCTGGCGGGAGCTGCGGTTTGAGGTCTTCCACTTTGTTGCGCAGGCGTTCCCACACCGGCTGAAGTTCTTTGTTGCTTACCTGCACCACCAGCTCAATGGTAATCACCGAGAGCCCGGCGCGCGACTCGCTGCTGATGGTTTTTATTTCAGACATCTCACGTATCACCTCTTCGAGTGGATCGGTGACCAGTGCTTCCACTTCCAGTGGATCGGCGCCGGGATATTTGGTAACCACTGTGGCCACGCGGATGGTATAGGGCGGCATGCTGTCGCGCTCCAGCTTGAAGTAGTTGTAGATGCCGATGATGCCAACAATCAGAAAGATGGTGATGGTAATACGGTTATTATTTAATGTGATTTTTGTAAGGTTCATGGCGTCCTGGATATAAATTTTTTAAAAATCATTATCGTCGAGTAGTTTTACTTTTCTGCCTTCATACAAAAACCGGATGCCGGCTGTAATGACAATGTCACCGGTGTTGAGTCCTTCGTTAATCTCATAACCTGCCGGACTTAGTTCGCCCGGCTTCATATTTCGCCTGGTGGCAATGTAAAAGCCTTCTTCGTTAGTTGGCTGAGCCAGATATACGAAGTCACCATTTTGGTCGTGACTTACTGCATCGGGGCTAATTATGATAGAAGTTTGACGGTTCTTGTCTTTCAGCGGAATGTTTACCGTGCCGGTCATTCCTGAAAATACCTGTGCAGAAGTTTCCCCGCTCAATTGTACAATTACAGGATAGGATGAAGAACCCGGGGAGCCACTACTCACCTCGGAAATTTTTCCGGGGAATGATTTGCCGGGAAGGGTGGAGAATTGTACTGTAACTTCCATTCCCTGGCTTATCCGGCCTATTATGTTTTCGGGTACTGCCGTTTGCACCTCGATGGTTTGGATGGACGAAAATGCCACCACCGGATGGCCTGCGCCAGCCATTTCGTTTTCCTTGGCAAAAATAGCCGAAACCGTTCCTGTGTAGGGAGCATCGAGGCGGGTATAATCCAATTGTTTTTGGGCTGCCTTTACCTGTTCGCTTGCAGTTTCGGCCATTGCCTGTGCTGATTCGTATTGCGCTTTTGCCTTTTCATAATCATTTAGCGAGGCGTTGTTGCCGGCATACAGGTTTTCTATCCGCAGAAAAGCTGATTTAGCAGTTGTTTGCTGTACCTCAGCATTTTTTAGCGAAGCCACCGCTTTGTTGTAGTTGATGCGGTAATCCGTAAAATCCAGGCGGGCAATCTGTTTTCCTTTTTTTACGGTATCGCCCAGTTGCACTGCTATTTCCTGTATAGTGCCGCCAACTTTAAAACTGAGTTTGGCCTCGTCCCGGGGTTGTGCCACTCCTGAGAAAGAGCGGGTTTCGGTGATGGCATTTCTATCCACTTTCTGAAAATAGACCGGGCGGATAGCCTCTTCGTTACTCTCTTTGTGAGCGCAGCCCGCCGCAAAAGCCACCATCAATGCGATGAAAAACGATCTTTTTATCTGTCTATTAATACCTATTCCCGCCAGCCTGCCTGCTTCGATGTGCGGCAGAAATGCCTGAATGAAATTTATTTCATTTTTACGGGTGTTCAAATGTTTGG
It encodes the following:
- a CDS encoding PCMD domain-containing protein, translating into MKTRHLFFFLIVALAFSSCTKDEALNSEADIISVVVPAEILKMDPVLENNRVTIRVKPNTDLTQQAPVFNISEGAAISPESGTAHDFTQPKLYTVTSEDGKNSKEYTVSFIIAEVNSQFGFEHFRLNESGKYHVFFEENEIGDNIMDWASGNGGFAITAGEAEAKDYPTTTTEAGRTGRALKLTTRRTGELGIMFKKPIAAGNLFMGTFDVSAAISSPLLAVKMGVPFEREPDTLKGYFKYQGGDVFVQVVKNAQGEMVIEEYGNGQIQDYWDVYAIFYDNNGGTLMLDGTNRFTHENLVAVAHLDPQDAIETDQWTKFEIPFVQEPGKSIDPQKLASGGYSISVVMSSSVGGDFFKGAVSSTLLIDDVEVIYKK
- a CDS encoding porin family protein, coding for MKVKQSIISILLVFCFFVANAQETTPGEKSLFFQNTEFQIRAGFSIGGIAPIPLPIEIREIERYDPTLALGLEANLTKWLGENQKWGIRTGLRAEGRGMKTEARVKDYYTEVIGDGGQKVTGNFTGMVQTTVKNSYFSIPVLAIYDISKRWNLYGGFYFSTLIERNFSGYVYDGYLREGGSTGSKLIFEGDNKGPYDFSDDLRVFQWGAMAGGEFTLRKHLELFSELTWGLNDLFKNDFKTITFDMYSIYLNIGFGYRF
- a CDS encoding metallophosphoesterase, whose protein sequence is MLNWETSGKVQIRKLVIIAAALGCLMLTSSCSDLFDYSPYLIDFDDANTDVNRKNIDRLKNKAATDTITIAFTGDTHNYFDELHDFVEKVNSDSRIDFVFHVGDIADFGLPKQYLWGNDYLSKLKVPYLVAIGNHDLVSNGKDAYEVMFGALDFSFVYQRIRFIFLNTNSREFAFNQQVPDLAWLAERLQPSNNFDKAVIICHVPPDDGDFDSNLINEFYATIAQNKNVVMLVHGHQHHHEVYFPMADSIPFVNVFGVEHRKTTIIKIIDNQILIDNAAF
- a CDS encoding efflux RND transporter permease subunit produces the protein MNLTKITLNNNRITITIFLIVGIIGIYNYFKLERDSMPPYTIRVATVVTKYPGADPLEVEALVTDPLEEVIREMSEIKTISSESRAGLSVITIELVVQVSNKELQPVWERLRNKVEDLKPQLPPGIYGPVVKDEDIGTVFGIILGVTGDGVPYNQLEDYAKNIRDELLLLPDAAKIKYGGVQDERIFIEFDDKQLSRYGLNAMQLKNILSATNILFPGGEINVGCKRIDLEPSGNFKSLDDLKKILIPTSSGTVVFLEDITTRIYRDYVSPREKIVKINGQPAIALFISLKDGANIVRLGQQVDKAIPRINSNLPLGIEVVRSASQDQVVNRQVTDFLKNLVQSILIVLAVMLFFLGFRTGMLVAALLPMVILFTFFFLGVLDLGLNKVSLAALIISLGLLVDNGIVMSESILVSMDKGMGKFEAMIYSCKVLLVPLLISTLTTSSAFLPFALAETPMGEISSPLFWVVSLTLLSSWFLTFTLIPLLAMAIVKDNSKNMRKKENAVDRNMRNINLWYNGVLFRVLKNPYPFLGMIAALFVAALLSMQLLPFKLVPDSDRNLVTVDIKFPQGTQIGYTEMAVADIGIFILDELLVDPEKTDEPGVLDFSSFIGEGPEPYDLGYFKNEANSNYAHLLLNTTGDRDNDYIIAKVDSFCINHIPDADIRVNRLTGAGASGTPVEIRISGNDPERLAAIAETVKTKLVTTRGAKNITDDWGPKTKKLIVDIDPFKAKRAGLTNMEIAMALHAGLSGMKIDDFRDTDERIPIFMKSGNSDEHDIASVEAYNIWSAATGQNVTLSQVADVRVDWQFSKYIRKDLLRTMTVGAYLQPGYNAADVFEEIGPWMKEQKASWDYGYDYVFGGEDEDTNENLGAIFSRLPLAFFLIMILLVLQFNSIRKATIIILAIPLGMIGAIAGWFIGGSFVSFFGVLGIIALAGIVVNNAIILIDRIDVEIAENPDVDRRDAILLAAHNRFRPILLTTLTTSLGMLPLLFGGGLLWEPLTLAIIFGLFFATIITLFFVPVVYRLFFKVSFKNYDFNKKCWSADS
- a CDS encoding efflux RND transporter periplasmic adaptor subunit, whose protein sequence is MKYSSKHLNTRKNEINFIQAFLPHIEAGRLAGIGINRQIKRSFFIALMVAFAAGCAHKESNEEAIRPVYFQKVDRNAITETRSFSGVAQPRDEAKLSFKVGGTIQEIAVQLGDTVKKGKQIARLDFTDYRINYNKAVASLKNAEVQQTTAKSAFLRIENLYAGNNASLNDYEKAKAQYESAQAMAETASEQVKAAQKQLDYTRLDAPYTGTVSAIFAKENEMAGAGHPVVAFSSIQTIEVQTAVPENIIGRISQGMEVTVQFSTLPGKSFPGKISEVSSGSPGSSSYPVIVQLSGETSAQVFSGMTGTVNIPLKDKNRQTSIIISPDAVSHDQNGDFVYLAQPTNEEGFYIATRRNMKPGELSPAGYEINEGLNTGDIVITAGIRFLYEGRKVKLLDDNDF